The proteins below come from a single Scatophagus argus isolate fScaArg1 chromosome 15, fScaArg1.pri, whole genome shotgun sequence genomic window:
- the lbh gene encoding protein LBH isoform X2 — protein MRSPVFLPSQDMTEVMINSTPMEDMRLSPTKDRLSFQIFPDPSDFDRCCKLKDRLPSIVVEPTEGEVESGELRWPPEEFLVSEEEEEEEEEEEEEEEEQEQTNGNIPNGHPTQNSQH, from the exons TCCAGTGTTTTTGCCCAGCCAAGATATGACTGAGGTGATGATCAACAGCACCCCCATGGAGGACATGAGGCTCAGCCCCACCAAGGACAGACTCTCCTTCCAG ATATTCCCCGACCCCTCAGACTTTGACCGTTGCTGTAAGCTCAAAGATCGTCTGCCATCCATCGTGGTTGAGCCGACAGAGGGAGAAGTCGAGAGTGGGGAGCTTCGCTGGCCTCCAGAGGAGTTTCTggtcagtgaagaagaagaagaagaagaagaagaggaggaagaggaagaagaggaacaggagcagACTAACGGCAATATCCCAAATGGACACCCGACACAGAATTCTCAGCACTAG
- the lbh gene encoding protein LBH isoform X1, translated as MSVFSPHIYRPVFLPSQDMTEVMINSTPMEDMRLSPTKDRLSFQIFPDPSDFDRCCKLKDRLPSIVVEPTEGEVESGELRWPPEEFLVSEEEEEEEEEEEEEEEEQEQTNGNIPNGHPTQNSQH; from the exons TCCAGTGTTTTTGCCCAGCCAAGATATGACTGAGGTGATGATCAACAGCACCCCCATGGAGGACATGAGGCTCAGCCCCACCAAGGACAGACTCTCCTTCCAG ATATTCCCCGACCCCTCAGACTTTGACCGTTGCTGTAAGCTCAAAGATCGTCTGCCATCCATCGTGGTTGAGCCGACAGAGGGAGAAGTCGAGAGTGGGGAGCTTCGCTGGCCTCCAGAGGAGTTTCTggtcagtgaagaagaagaagaagaagaagaagaggaggaagaggaagaagaggaacaggagcagACTAACGGCAATATCCCAAATGGACACCCGACACAGAATTCTCAGCACTAG
- the lbh gene encoding protein LBH isoform X3 gives MTEVMINSTPMEDMRLSPTKDRLSFQIFPDPSDFDRCCKLKDRLPSIVVEPTEGEVESGELRWPPEEFLVSEEEEEEEEEEEEEEEEQEQTNGNIPNGHPTQNSQH, from the exons ATGACTGAGGTGATGATCAACAGCACCCCCATGGAGGACATGAGGCTCAGCCCCACCAAGGACAGACTCTCCTTCCAG ATATTCCCCGACCCCTCAGACTTTGACCGTTGCTGTAAGCTCAAAGATCGTCTGCCATCCATCGTGGTTGAGCCGACAGAGGGAGAAGTCGAGAGTGGGGAGCTTCGCTGGCCTCCAGAGGAGTTTCTggtcagtgaagaagaagaagaagaagaagaagaggaggaagaggaagaagaggaacaggagcagACTAACGGCAATATCCCAAATGGACACCCGACACAGAATTCTCAGCACTAG